The Nocardia arthritidis genome has a window encoding:
- the eutC gene encoding ethanolamine ammonia-lyase subunit EutC, protein MPEATVVPEKVAAQDFWRELRWTTQARIGLGRSGDAVPTAGLLEFRAAHAAARDAVHAPLDVAGLAERVAALGLGNPAHVRSRAMDRAEYLRRPDLGRLPVEPGTFPGRGLSAVGRSRAEVGFVLADGLSPQALAEHGVPTLEALMGELGRRYTLATPVIATQARVALGDHIGAAMGVDTVLVLIGERPGLSVAASLGIYLTHRPRPGRTDAERNCVSNIHPPAGLGYVHAAKVVAGLVSGARRLGRSGVDLKDTSDHAELSAGYALEADDAVA, encoded by the coding sequence ATGCCGGAAGCTACGGTGGTTCCGGAAAAGGTTGCGGCACAAGACTTCTGGCGAGAACTTCGGTGGACCACCCAGGCCAGGATCGGGCTCGGCCGCTCCGGTGACGCGGTGCCCACCGCCGGGTTGCTCGAGTTCCGGGCCGCGCACGCGGCCGCGCGGGACGCGGTGCACGCGCCGCTGGACGTGGCCGGGCTGGCCGAACGCGTCGCCGCGCTCGGGCTCGGCAATCCGGCGCATGTGCGCAGCCGCGCCATGGACCGCGCCGAATACCTGCGCAGACCCGATCTCGGCCGATTGCCGGTGGAGCCGGGAACCTTTCCGGGACGCGGACTTTCGGCGGTCGGGCGCAGCCGGGCCGAGGTCGGGTTCGTACTCGCGGACGGATTGTCGCCGCAGGCGCTGGCCGAGCACGGTGTGCCGACACTCGAGGCGTTGATGGGCGAGCTGGGCCGTCGCTACACCCTGGCGACACCGGTTATCGCGACCCAGGCGCGGGTAGCGCTCGGCGATCACATCGGTGCGGCGATGGGCGTCGATACGGTGCTCGTCCTCATCGGGGAACGTCCGGGACTGTCGGTGGCGGCCAGCCTCGGCATCTACCTCACCCACCGTCCGCGGCCCGGCCGCACCGACGCCGAGCGCAACTGTGTCTCGAATATCCATCCACCGGCGGGCCTCGGCTACGTGCACGCCGCGAAAGTGGTGGCGGGCTTGGTATCCGGCGCGCGACGGCTCGGGCGGTCCGGCGTCGATCTGAAGGACACCTCGGATCACGCGGAACTGTCGGCCGGCTATGCGCTGGAAGCCGACGACGCCGTCGCATAA
- a CDS encoding Na+/H+ antiporter: protein MHQLALLFVVLLATILAQPLGKRTGLAPAVLMTAFGCVLALIPAVPDIRIEPKLILPLVLPPLLYASARRTSWRQFAENWGAISLRAVGLVLATAAGVGIAFHAGVPTVPVAAAVALGALVAPPDPVAVTALAGRLGLPRRLVSVLEGEGLFNDVTAIVIYTIAIEVVVTGKFSVAGAVWDFLVSAVVAVVVGLVLGWTGSRLMARLSEATWQVALGLLLPFAAYGIAEAFGGSAVLSVLVCALYLTDAATDFSDSDYRLVGDSFWEITEMLVTGFAFGLIGLELSTVLRDAGPDWPRFLGSAGLVIAVVVLLRLAWLLATWAIFRTAWRRREADEPYTWRETVVTWWAGMRGVATVALALAVPFSTDAGAPFPRRSEILFCAFAVVLFTLLVQGTTLPAVVRITGVHADTEAERELERRLWNRVLGAELDRLKEIAAAERLPDEVYERLRDGFERRLAQADPGAADSNAKLNTERTLRFTKRMRAITNDVLEAGRTEALTARREPGVPPDVVDRVMRRLDLRAGGGMP, encoded by the coding sequence GTGCATCAGTTGGCGTTGCTCTTCGTCGTCCTGCTGGCCACCATCCTGGCGCAGCCACTCGGCAAACGCACCGGGCTCGCGCCCGCGGTGCTGATGACCGCGTTCGGCTGTGTGCTCGCGCTGATCCCGGCCGTACCGGATATCCGGATCGAGCCGAAACTGATACTGCCCTTGGTATTGCCGCCGCTGCTCTACGCCTCGGCGCGGCGCACCTCGTGGCGGCAGTTCGCGGAGAACTGGGGCGCGATCTCGCTGCGCGCCGTCGGACTGGTGCTGGCCACCGCGGCGGGAGTCGGGATCGCCTTCCACGCCGGGGTGCCGACGGTTCCGGTGGCCGCCGCCGTCGCGCTCGGCGCGCTCGTCGCCCCGCCCGATCCGGTGGCGGTCACCGCGCTCGCCGGCCGACTCGGCCTGCCGCGACGGCTGGTCTCGGTGCTGGAGGGCGAGGGCCTGTTCAACGACGTCACGGCGATCGTCATCTACACCATCGCGATCGAGGTGGTGGTCACCGGGAAATTCTCCGTGGCGGGCGCGGTCTGGGATTTCCTGGTGTCGGCGGTGGTCGCCGTCGTGGTCGGGCTGGTACTCGGCTGGACCGGAAGCAGGCTCATGGCGCGGCTGTCGGAGGCCACCTGGCAGGTGGCGCTCGGGCTGCTGCTGCCCTTCGCCGCGTACGGCATCGCCGAGGCGTTCGGCGGCTCCGCGGTGCTTTCGGTGCTCGTGTGCGCGCTGTATTTGACCGATGCCGCAACGGATTTCAGCGACAGCGATTACCGGCTGGTCGGCGACTCGTTCTGGGAGATCACCGAAATGCTGGTCACCGGTTTCGCATTCGGCCTCATCGGGCTGGAGCTGAGCACGGTGCTGCGCGACGCCGGACCGGATTGGCCGCGCTTCCTCGGCTCCGCCGGGCTCGTCATCGCGGTCGTGGTGCTGCTGCGGCTGGCCTGGCTGCTCGCCACCTGGGCCATCTTCCGAACCGCTTGGCGCAGAAGGGAAGCCGACGAACCCTACACCTGGCGGGAGACCGTCGTCACCTGGTGGGCCGGGATGCGCGGGGTGGCCACCGTCGCGCTCGCGCTGGCCGTCCCGTTCAGCACCGATGCCGGTGCGCCGTTTCCGCGCCGCAGCGAAATCCTCTTCTGCGCCTTCGCCGTCGTGCTGTTCACCCTGCTCGTCCAGGGCACGACGCTGCCCGCGGTGGTGCGGATCACCGGTGTGCACGCCGACACCGAGGCCGAGCGAGAACTGGAGCGGCGCTTGTGGAATCGCGTACTCGGCGCCGAACTGGACCGGCTCAAGGAGATCGCCGCCGCCGAGCGGCTGCCCGACGAGGTCTACGAACGCCTGCGCGACGGCTTCGAACGCAGGCTCGCCCAAGCCGATCCCGGCGCCGCCGACTCCAACGCCAAACTCAATACCGAGCGCACCCTGCGCTTCACCAAGCGGATGCGCGCCATCACGAACGATGTACTCGAGGCCGGACGCACCGAGGCGCTGACGGCCCGGCGGGAGCCCGGTGTCCCACCGGATGTGGTCGACCGGGTCATGCGCCGCCTCGACCTGCGTGCGGGCGGCGGCATGCCGTGA
- a CDS encoding MHYT domain-containing protein, with translation MLDVYHFTYGWLTPVLAYTMSVTGSLLGLQCAARARSDEGRVGWLVGAAIAIGGTGIWVMHFIAMLGFTIRGSEIRYNVPLTLLSALTAIIVVGIGLFLVNKPEPTWVSLLAGGAITGLGVAGMHYTGMYAMQTDAMLHYDSTIVGLSVLIAVVAATVALWFTLRVKGFLSTVAAALIMGVAVTGMHYTGMASISARRADHVLPPSGSGAMEVLAPIIVAFSMITILLLISVGLTEIESSMDLPPLKFSRRSEPARRAAEPEQPSAEPSWRDAPVPVNAAVHPDDDIEQHRPYASRPRRYTAPPARRPADRSWTESTTTGSWPINSGARH, from the coding sequence GTGCTCGACGTATATCACTTCACTTACGGCTGGCTCACGCCGGTGCTCGCTTACACGATGTCCGTCACCGGATCGCTGCTCGGCCTGCAGTGCGCGGCCCGCGCCCGCTCCGACGAGGGACGGGTCGGCTGGCTCGTCGGCGCCGCCATCGCCATCGGCGGAACCGGTATCTGGGTCATGCATTTCATCGCGATGCTCGGCTTCACCATCCGCGGCTCGGAGATCCGGTACAACGTGCCGCTCACCCTGTTGAGCGCGCTCACCGCGATCATCGTCGTCGGCATCGGGCTGTTCCTGGTGAACAAGCCCGAACCCACCTGGGTCAGCCTGCTGGCCGGTGGCGCCATCACCGGCCTCGGCGTCGCGGGCATGCACTACACCGGCATGTACGCCATGCAGACTGATGCGATGCTGCACTACGACAGCACGATCGTCGGCCTCTCGGTGCTGATCGCGGTCGTCGCGGCCACCGTCGCGCTCTGGTTCACGTTGCGGGTCAAGGGTTTTCTGTCGACCGTGGCCGCGGCGCTGATCATGGGCGTCGCGGTGACGGGGATGCACTACACGGGGATGGCCTCGATCAGCGCGCGGCGGGCCGACCATGTCCTGCCGCCGAGCGGCTCCGGCGCGATGGAGGTGCTCGCACCGATCATCGTGGCCTTCAGCATGATCACCATCCTGTTGCTGATCAGCGTCGGGCTGACCGAGATCGAGAGCAGTATGGATCTGCCGCCGCTGAAGTTCTCCCGCCGTTCCGAACCGGCCCGGCGCGCCGCCGAACCGGAACAGCCGTCCGCCGAACCCTCGTGGCGGGACGCGCCGGTGCCGGTCAACGCCGCCGTTCATCCGGACGACGACATCGAACAGCACCGGCCGTATGCCTCGCGACCGCGGCGGTACACCGCTCCCCCGGCGCGGCGGCCCGCCGACCGATCCTGGACCGAGTCGACCACCACGGGCAGTTGGCCGATCAATTCGGGAGCACGCCACTAG
- a CDS encoding ethanolamine ammonia-lyase subunit EutB, with amino-acid sequence MTRYVQRLGGTAYVFNGLVELLAKATPLRSGDQLAGCAAGSDAERAAAQWALADLPLTTFLRDPVVPYETDEITRLIIDSHDRLAFQPISHLTVGGLRDWLLTVAARDDAAATLASVAPGLTPEMVAAVSKIMRNQDLIAVARAVEVRSGFRTTIGLPGTLATRLQPNHPTDDPRGVAAAILDGLLLGCGDAVIGINPATDSPRATADLLRLLDEVRVRFDIPTQSCVLSHVTTTVGLIESGAPVDLVFQSVAGTEGANAGFGVNLSLLREADAAGRSLRRGTVGDNVMYLETGQGSALSAGAHLGTDDKPVDQQTLEARAYAVARELRPLLVNTVVGFIGPEYLYDGKQIIRAGLEDHFCGKLLGLPMGVDVCYTNHAEADQDDMDTLLTLLGAAGVAFVIAVPGADDVMLGYQSLGFHDALYARRVLNLRPAPEFAAWLDRLGMLDAGGRVVPIEPHVSPLRALAGAR; translated from the coding sequence ATGACCCGGTATGTGCAGCGACTCGGCGGCACCGCATATGTTTTCAACGGACTGGTCGAACTGCTCGCCAAGGCGACCCCGCTGCGCAGCGGTGATCAGCTGGCGGGTTGCGCGGCCGGATCGGATGCCGAGCGGGCGGCCGCGCAGTGGGCGCTCGCCGACCTGCCGCTCACCACATTTCTGCGCGACCCGGTGGTGCCCTACGAAACCGACGAGATCACCCGGCTGATCATCGACAGTCACGATCGTCTTGCCTTCCAACCGATTTCGCATCTGACGGTGGGTGGGCTGCGGGATTGGCTGCTCACCGTCGCCGCGCGGGACGACGCGGCGGCGACGCTGGCGTCGGTCGCGCCCGGACTGACACCGGAGATGGTGGCCGCGGTAAGCAAGATCATGCGCAACCAGGATCTGATCGCGGTGGCCAGGGCGGTCGAGGTGCGGTCCGGTTTCCGGACCACCATCGGCCTGCCCGGCACGCTCGCGACGCGATTACAGCCCAACCATCCCACCGACGATCCGCGCGGTGTCGCCGCGGCCATCCTCGACGGGCTGCTGCTCGGCTGCGGTGACGCGGTGATCGGCATCAATCCGGCCACGGATTCGCCGAGGGCCACCGCCGATCTGCTGCGCCTGCTCGACGAGGTGCGGGTGCGCTTCGACATCCCGACCCAGTCCTGTGTGCTTTCGCATGTCACCACGACCGTCGGGTTGATCGAATCCGGTGCGCCGGTGGATCTGGTGTTCCAATCCGTCGCCGGGACCGAGGGCGCGAATGCCGGTTTCGGCGTGAACCTTTCGCTGTTGCGGGAGGCCGACGCCGCGGGCCGGTCGCTGCGCCGCGGCACCGTCGGCGACAACGTGATGTATCTGGAAACCGGCCAGGGCTCCGCGCTGTCGGCGGGCGCGCATCTGGGCACCGACGACAAGCCGGTCGACCAGCAGACCTTGGAGGCGCGGGCGTACGCCGTCGCGCGGGAGCTGCGGCCGCTGCTGGTGAACACCGTCGTCGGCTTCATCGGCCCGGAATACCTCTACGACGGCAAGCAGATCATCCGGGCCGGGCTGGAGGATCACTTCTGCGGCAAACTGCTCGGCCTGCCGATGGGCGTCGACGTCTGCTACACCAACCACGCCGAGGCCGACCAGGACGATATGGATACCCTGCTCACCCTGCTCGGCGCGGCCGGTGTCGCCTTCGTCATCGCGGTGCCCGGCGCCGACGACGTCATGCTGGGCTACCAGAGCCTCGGTTTCCACGACGCCCTCTACGCCCGCCGCGTGCTGAACCTGCGTCCCGCACCGGAATTCGCCGCGTGGCTGGACCGTCTCGGCATGCTCGACGCGGGTGGGCGGGTGGTGCCGATCGAACCGCACGTCTCGCCGCTACGGGCACTGGCGGGTGCGCGATGA